The Streptomyces sp. Alt3 genome has a segment encoding these proteins:
- a CDS encoding 1-phosphofructokinase family hexose kinase encodes MILTVTLNTALDLTYAVPALVPHSSHRVQEVTERPGGKGVNVARVLSALGHETVVTGFAGGATGAVLRELLGSLPDHPTDALVTVAGNTRRTLAVVDRSSGDTTQLNEPGPHIDAGEWASFLGTFGELLPRAEAVALCGSLPPGVHVGAYAELVRLARSAGVPVLLDTGGEPLRRGIAARPDLVKPNADELAQLTGAREPLRATRDARRRGAHSVVTSLGPDGLLAVTPDGIWRAAPPAAVRGNPTGAGDSAVAGLLSAVAEGLGWQDRLTRAVALSTATVLAPVAGEFDREAYEDLLTRVTVEPHTPAA; translated from the coding sequence GTGATACTGACCGTCACACTGAACACGGCACTCGACCTGACGTACGCCGTCCCCGCCCTCGTCCCGCACTCCAGCCACCGCGTCCAGGAAGTGACCGAACGCCCCGGCGGCAAGGGCGTCAACGTCGCCCGGGTGCTCTCCGCGCTCGGCCACGAAACCGTCGTCACCGGCTTCGCCGGCGGCGCCACCGGAGCCGTCCTGCGCGAGCTCCTCGGCTCACTCCCCGACCACCCCACCGACGCACTGGTGACCGTCGCGGGGAACACCCGCCGCACCCTCGCCGTCGTCGACCGCTCCAGCGGCGACACGACCCAGCTCAACGAACCGGGCCCGCACATAGACGCCGGTGAATGGGCGTCCTTCCTGGGGACGTTCGGGGAACTACTCCCCCGGGCCGAGGCCGTCGCACTCTGCGGCAGCCTCCCTCCCGGCGTCCACGTCGGCGCGTACGCGGAACTGGTGCGGCTCGCACGCTCCGCCGGGGTGCCCGTGCTCCTGGACACCGGGGGCGAGCCCCTGCGCCGCGGCATCGCCGCCCGCCCCGACCTCGTCAAGCCGAACGCCGACGAGCTGGCCCAGCTCACCGGCGCCCGTGAACCCCTGCGCGCCACCCGCGACGCCCGCCGCCGCGGCGCGCACAGCGTCGTCACGTCGCTCGGCCCGGACGGGCTCCTCGCGGTCACCCCCGACGGCATCTGGCGGGCCGCACCGCCGGCCGCCGTGCGGGGCAACCCGACCGGGGCGGGCGACTCCGCCGTGGCCGGGCTGCTGTCCGCCGTCGCCGAAGGACTGGGCTGGCAGGACCGGCTGACCCGCGCGGTCGCCCTGTCGACGGCGACCGTACTGGCTCCGGTGGCAGGCGAGTTCGACCGCGAGGCCTACGAGGACCTGCTGACCCGCGTCACCGTCGAACCGCACACACCGGCCGCCTGA
- a CDS encoding carbohydrate-binding protein — protein MTAGNNGASKPEDDDPFGYLYADGQAAGAQPPGQGGYGYPGPAAQPGRPRTSYNQVRAVGERQYGQVPPQQAYGQPPQYGQPQQQYGQPNAQYAAPETYPGGAPTAQSASVGHGGGRNGGPGRGGPNTKALLIAAVAVVAVVLIGIGAALMTGDDSDTKKDEAGSSQGPADEVEESPKPEESAKESDEPVQLPEQDAATLTLGGTASLDNTVKGAKSANGQYISLNEVGRSATWTVDVPESGPYTLYVTYGVPGRDAKTSLTVNDQDPRSINMTNFARAAEGDLEKGWTNTYAYVQLEKGSNKLMLSCNEGDSCDANLDQLSLKSGHVKG, from the coding sequence ATGACGGCCGGGAACAACGGCGCGAGCAAGCCCGAGGACGACGATCCGTTCGGCTATCTGTACGCGGACGGGCAGGCGGCGGGCGCACAGCCGCCCGGGCAGGGTGGTTACGGCTACCCGGGCCCGGCAGCGCAGCCCGGCAGGCCCAGAACGTCGTACAACCAGGTGCGGGCGGTCGGGGAGCGCCAGTACGGGCAGGTGCCGCCGCAGCAGGCGTACGGCCAGCCCCCGCAGTACGGCCAGCCCCAGCAGCAGTACGGCCAGCCGAACGCGCAGTACGCGGCGCCGGAGACCTACCCCGGTGGCGCGCCCACCGCGCAGTCGGCGTCCGTGGGCCACGGCGGCGGCAGGAACGGCGGGCCCGGCCGTGGCGGACCCAACACCAAGGCGCTGCTGATCGCGGCCGTCGCCGTGGTGGCGGTGGTGCTCATCGGCATCGGTGCCGCGCTGATGACGGGCGACGACAGCGACACCAAGAAGGACGAGGCCGGTTCTTCGCAGGGTCCGGCCGACGAGGTCGAGGAGTCCCCGAAGCCGGAGGAGTCCGCGAAGGAGTCCGACGAGCCCGTCCAGCTGCCCGAGCAGGACGCGGCGACGCTGACCCTCGGTGGCACGGCGTCGCTGGACAACACGGTCAAGGGCGCCAAGAGCGCCAACGGCCAGTACATCAGCCTCAACGAGGTCGGCCGTTCGGCCACCTGGACGGTCGATGTGCCGGAGAGCGGCCCGTACACCCTGTACGTGACGTACGGCGTGCCGGGCAGGGACGCGAAGACGTCCCTCACGGTCAACGACCAGGATCCGCGCTCCATCAACATGACGAACTTCGCGCGCGCCGCCGAGGGCGACCTGGAGAAGGGCTGGACGAACACGTACGCGTACGTCCAGCTCGAGAAGGGGTCGAACAAGCTGATGCTGTCGTGCAACGAGGGTGACTCGTGCGACGCGAACCTCGACCAGCTGTCGCTGAAGTCGGGTCACGTCAAGGGCTGA
- the cdgB gene encoding diguanylate cyclase CdgB, translated as MEAESEPYVRLATMRQLHQAVADLNTARSLADTLQSVADGIVGGLGYELGCVNLVRPDGDLVVAAFAGNSAAESLITGRVGSRGSWERRLSMGEAWDELRFIPHTEGWVLLDDDVPQWHTEGPEPRFEDEWHPLDRLYAPMYASGGGLDLLGVISVDRPRNGRRPGAWGREALQMYASQAAIAISNARLRANMQRALVRLEREQQALRASEESFRQAFEYAPSGMAIAEMGGDQHGRLLRTNDALCRLLGRPASVLRRYSFADLVHPEDIGTLLRTSAEGGRAELRLGRRDGTYLWVSLRNSVVADTTDGPRFLLTHVEDIEERKRNELNLAHRASHDALTGLPNSAELRSRLGARLCERPHSVTSSAIEALDAAYGDVENPVHGYRADGYEGEVAPGVGPYDHHVHSVAPDPDRDDGTKGLAVLFCDLDGFKSINDRFGHHAGDAVLIEVARRLTTCVRDGDTVARLGGDEFVVLADGLGAADAADLAVRLRNAIIPPIRVDGRAVRVGASFGIGWAECGMTEEEVLHSADQRMYVEKRSRSKVHRRAG; from the coding sequence ATGGAGGCCGAGTCGGAGCCGTACGTCCGTCTTGCGACCATGCGGCAGCTGCACCAGGCCGTCGCTGATCTCAACACGGCGCGGAGCCTGGCGGACACGCTGCAGTCGGTGGCCGACGGCATCGTCGGCGGCCTCGGTTACGAGCTGGGCTGCGTCAACCTCGTCCGTCCCGACGGTGACCTCGTCGTCGCCGCCTTCGCCGGCAACAGTGCCGCGGAATCCCTGATCACCGGCCGTGTCGGCTCCCGCGGTTCCTGGGAGCGCAGGCTGTCGATGGGTGAGGCCTGGGACGAGCTCCGGTTCATACCCCACACCGAGGGCTGGGTGCTCCTCGACGACGACGTGCCGCAGTGGCACACCGAGGGGCCTGAGCCCCGCTTCGAGGACGAGTGGCACCCCCTGGACCGTCTCTACGCACCCATGTACGCCTCCGGCGGAGGTCTGGACCTCCTGGGGGTCATATCGGTCGACAGGCCGCGCAACGGCCGCCGCCCCGGTGCCTGGGGCCGCGAGGCGCTCCAGATGTACGCCTCCCAAGCCGCCATTGCGATCAGTAACGCTCGTCTCCGAGCAAACATGCAGCGCGCCCTGGTCAGGCTCGAACGCGAGCAGCAGGCGCTGCGCGCCAGTGAGGAATCCTTCCGCCAGGCCTTCGAGTACGCCCCCAGCGGCATGGCCATCGCCGAGATGGGCGGAGACCAGCACGGCAGGCTGCTGCGCACCAACGACGCGCTCTGCCGGCTCCTGGGGCGCCCCGCCTCCGTCCTTCGCCGCTACTCCTTCGCGGACCTCGTCCACCCCGAGGACATCGGCACGCTGCTGCGCACGTCCGCCGAGGGCGGGCGGGCGGAGCTCCGGCTCGGGCGGAGGGACGGCACCTACCTCTGGGTCTCCCTGCGCAACTCCGTCGTCGCCGACACCACCGACGGGCCCCGCTTCCTCCTCACGCACGTCGAGGACATCGAGGAGCGCAAGCGCAACGAGCTGAATCTGGCGCACCGCGCCTCGCACGACGCGCTCACCGGTCTCCCCAACAGTGCCGAGCTGCGCTCCCGGCTCGGCGCACGGCTGTGTGAGAGGCCTCACTCCGTCACCTCCTCCGCGATCGAGGCGCTGGACGCGGCGTACGGCGACGTCGAGAATCCCGTACACGGCTACCGGGCGGACGGCTACGAGGGCGAGGTCGCGCCGGGGGTCGGCCCGTACGACCACCACGTGCACAGCGTCGCGCCGGACCCGGACCGTGACGACGGGACCAAGGGGCTCGCGGTGCTCTTCTGCGACCTCGACGGCTTCAAGTCGATCAACGACCGGTTCGGGCACCACGCGGGTGACGCGGTTCTCATCGAGGTCGCCCGGCGGCTGACGACCTGCGTACGGGACGGTGACACGGTCGCGCGGCTCGGGGGTGACGAATTCGTCGTCCTCGCGGACGGTCTCGGGGCGGCAGATGCCGCGGATCTGGCCGTACGCTTGCGTAACGCCATCATTCCGCCCATCCGGGTGGACGGCCGGGCAGTCAGGGTCGGGGCGAGTTTCGGTATCGGCTGGGCCGAGTGCGGAATGACCGAGGAAGAGGTCCTGCACTCCGCCGACCAGCGGATGTATGTGGAGAAGCGGTCCCGATCGAAGGTTCACCGCAGAGCCGGCTGA
- a CDS encoding flavin reductase family protein — protein sequence MSNDEFRAALSRLAAGVVLVTAEEPPLDEHGRGEDVGMTATAFMSVSLDPPLVLVSLRNDSRMDDLLAEQPLWAVSVLTEGQRQVAARFSMKNRISDRLLFEDIPCIRGEIAGAPLVGGALATLECRTEQRVPAGDHTLVIGRVLSASLPNADGEPLTYFKGRYRQLG from the coding sequence GTGAGCAACGACGAATTCCGTGCAGCCCTGTCCCGCCTGGCCGCGGGCGTGGTGCTGGTCACCGCCGAGGAGCCGCCGCTCGACGAGCACGGCCGGGGGGAGGACGTCGGGATGACGGCGACCGCCTTCATGTCGGTCTCCCTGGATCCGCCCCTGGTGCTGGTGAGCCTGCGCAACGACTCACGGATGGACGACCTGCTGGCCGAACAGCCCCTCTGGGCGGTGTCCGTGCTCACGGAGGGCCAGCGGCAGGTCGCCGCGCGGTTCTCCATGAAGAACCGCATCAGCGACCGGCTGCTGTTCGAGGACATCCCCTGTATACGGGGCGAGATCGCGGGAGCGCCCCTGGTGGGCGGGGCGCTGGCCACCCTGGAGTGCCGCACGGAGCAGCGCGTCCCGGCCGGGGACCACACACTGGTGATCGGCCGCGTCCTCTCGGCGTCGCTGCCGAACGCGGACGGCGAGCCGCTCACCTACTTCAAGGGCCGCTACCGGCAACTGGGCTGA
- the arfB gene encoding alternative ribosome rescue aminoacyl-tRNA hydrolase ArfB, protein MGVMSGPYVIRGSVSLPEAELMWRFSRSSGPGGQHVNTSDSQVELRFDLAATESLPEVWKARALERLAGRLVGGVVSVRASEHRSQWRNRETAAVRLAALLAEATAPPPKPRLKKKIPRGINERRLREKKQRGDTKRGRSGRDW, encoded by the coding sequence ATGGGTGTCATGTCCGGGCCCTATGTCATCCGCGGTTCGGTCTCCCTGCCGGAGGCCGAACTCATGTGGCGTTTCTCGCGGTCCTCGGGGCCCGGCGGGCAGCACGTCAACACCAGTGACTCCCAGGTGGAGCTCCGCTTCGACCTCGCGGCGACCGAGTCGCTGCCCGAGGTGTGGAAGGCCCGGGCGCTCGAACGGCTCGCGGGCCGGCTGGTAGGCGGCGTGGTGTCCGTGCGGGCCTCGGAGCACCGCTCCCAGTGGCGCAACCGTGAGACGGCCGCCGTGCGGCTCGCGGCGCTCCTCGCGGAGGCGACGGCGCCGCCACCCAAGCCGCGTCTCAAGAAGAAGATCCCGCGCGGCATCAACGAGCGGCGTCTGCGCGAGAAGAAGCAGCGCGGAGACACGAAGCGCGGACGCTCGGGCCGCGACTGGTGA
- a CDS encoding TerD family protein: MAVSLSKGGNVSLTKEAPGLTAVTVGLGWDVRTTTGTDFDLDASAIAVNTAGKVYSDGHFVFFNNKATPDQTIVHTGDNVTGQGEGDDEQINVNLAGLPADIDKIVFPVSIYDAEARSQNFGQVRNAFIRIINQAGGTEIARYDLSEDAATETAMVFGELYRNGAEWKFRAVGQGYASGLRGIAQDFGVNL, from the coding sequence ATGGCTGTAAGCCTGTCCAAGGGCGGCAACGTCTCGCTCACCAAGGAGGCCCCGGGCCTGACCGCCGTCACGGTCGGCCTCGGCTGGGACGTCCGCACCACCACCGGCACCGACTTCGACCTCGACGCCTCGGCGATCGCGGTCAACACCGCCGGCAAGGTCTACTCCGACGGCCACTTCGTCTTCTTCAACAACAAGGCGACGCCGGACCAGACCATCGTCCACACCGGTGACAACGTCACGGGCCAGGGCGAGGGCGACGACGAGCAGATCAACGTCAACCTGGCGGGCCTCCCGGCGGACATCGACAAGATCGTGTTCCCGGTCTCCATCTACGACGCCGAGGCGCGCAGCCAGAACTTCGGCCAGGTGCGGAACGCCTTCATCCGCATCATCAACCAGGCCGGCGGCACCGAGATCGCCCGTTACGACCTCAGCGAGGACGCCGCCACCGAGACCGCGATGGTCTTCGGCGAGCTCTACCGCAACGGCGCGGAGTGGAAGTTCCGCGCGGTCGGCCAGGGTTACGCCTCGGGCCTGCGCGGCATCGCCCAGGACTTCGGCGTCAACCTCTGA
- a CDS encoding M4 family metallopeptidase, with protein MTPHMNTRRAAALTAVAAMVVVGVQTGSATAGTGTGDSTASSSGATTLGVNTATRRTTALRTAQSDAPAAAEALGLGSQEKLIARDVIKDAHGTVHTRYERTYAGLPVLGGDLVTHTAADGKSKGVDRATDARISVPSTQPKLKAAASARKVVWAGDGKPALAFETVREGVQKDGTPSRLHIITDATTGKKLHSFEAIETGTGNSQYSGQVTLSTTKGGSGFELTDGDRGGHKTYDLNQGQTGTGDLVTDTDDTWGDGTGGDRQTAAVDAHYGAATTWDFYKNELGRDGIAGDGRAAYSRVHFGTGYVNAFWDDSCFCMTYGDGADDKSALTAIDVAGHEMSHGLTAATANLDYSGESGGLNEATSDIFGTSVEFFADNTTDPGDYLIGEKIDINGDGTPLRYMDEPSKDGGSADYWDAGVGDLDVHYSSGVANHFFYLLAEGSGAKTIGGVDYDSPTSDGSTVTGIGRQKAYQIWYKALSVYMTSSTDYAGARDATEKAATDLFGADSAELAAVDAAWTGVNVK; from the coding sequence ATGACCCCCCACATGAACACCCGTCGCGCCGCTGCCCTGACCGCAGTTGCCGCGATGGTCGTCGTCGGCGTCCAGACCGGTTCGGCCACGGCCGGCACCGGAACCGGTGACAGCACAGCCTCTTCGTCCGGCGCCACCACCCTCGGCGTGAACACCGCCACCCGGCGCACCACCGCCCTGCGCACCGCACAGAGCGACGCCCCGGCCGCCGCCGAGGCCCTCGGGCTGGGCAGTCAGGAGAAACTGATCGCCCGTGACGTGATCAAGGACGCGCACGGCACGGTCCACACCCGCTACGAGCGCACCTACGCCGGCCTCCCGGTCCTCGGTGGCGACCTGGTCACCCACACCGCGGCGGACGGGAAGTCCAAGGGCGTGGACAGGGCCACCGACGCCCGCATATCCGTGCCGTCGACACAACCGAAGCTGAAGGCCGCCGCGAGCGCCCGCAAGGTCGTCTGGGCGGGCGACGGCAAGCCGGCCCTCGCCTTCGAGACCGTGCGCGAGGGAGTGCAGAAGGACGGCACGCCCAGCCGGCTGCACATCATCACCGACGCCACGACCGGCAAGAAGCTGCACAGCTTCGAGGCCATCGAGACGGGCACCGGCAACAGCCAGTACAGCGGGCAGGTGACGCTGTCGACCACCAAGGGCGGCTCGGGCTTCGAGCTGACCGACGGCGACCGGGGCGGCCACAAGACGTACGACCTGAACCAGGGCCAGACCGGCACCGGCGACCTCGTCACGGACACCGACGACACCTGGGGCGACGGCACCGGCGGCGACCGCCAGACCGCGGCGGTGGACGCCCACTACGGCGCCGCCACGACCTGGGACTTCTACAAGAACGAGCTGGGCCGCGACGGCATAGCCGGGGACGGCAGGGCCGCGTACTCCCGGGTCCACTTCGGCACCGGCTACGTCAACGCCTTCTGGGACGACAGCTGCTTCTGCATGACCTACGGCGACGGGGCCGACGACAAGAGCGCCCTCACCGCGATCGACGTCGCCGGCCACGAGATGAGCCACGGCCTGACCGCCGCCACCGCCAACCTCGACTACTCGGGCGAGTCCGGCGGTCTCAACGAGGCGACCAGCGACATCTTCGGCACCTCCGTCGAGTTCTTCGCCGACAACACCACCGACCCCGGTGACTACCTCATCGGCGAGAAGATCGACATCAACGGCGACGGGACCCCCCTGCGCTACATGGACGAGCCCAGCAAGGACGGCGGCTCGGCGGACTACTGGGACGCCGGCGTCGGCGACCTCGACGTGCACTACTCCTCCGGCGTCGCCAACCACTTCTTCTACCTGCTGGCGGAGGGCAGCGGTGCCAAGACCATCGGCGGCGTCGACTACGACTCCCCGACCTCCGACGGCTCCACGGTCACCGGCATAGGCCGCCAGAAGGCCTATCAGATCTGGTACAAGGCGCTCTCCGTCTACATGACGTCGAGCACCGACTACGCCGGCGCCCGTGACGCCACCGAGAAGGCGGCCACGGACCTCTTCGGCGCCGACAGCGCCGAACTCGCCGCCGTCGACGCCGCCTGGACCGGCGTCAACGTCAAGTAG
- a CDS encoding GlcG/HbpS family heme-binding protein: protein MKKMSLRTRVLTGAVAAAALGAGTFGAMSANASTPAAAPAAAVKADAADRNLQQSTHLTVAAATKAAQAALDAAKKENQRVSVAVVDRNGNTVVTLRGDGAGPQSPESAVKKAYTAVSWNSPTSELVKRLEQAPNLKDIPGTLFLAGGSPVQVKGAPVAGIGVAGAPSGDLDEKFAAAGVAALGR from the coding sequence ATGAAGAAGATGTCCCTGCGTACCCGTGTCCTGACCGGTGCCGTCGCCGCCGCGGCGCTGGGTGCCGGAACCTTCGGCGCGATGTCCGCGAACGCGTCCACCCCGGCTGCCGCGCCCGCCGCCGCCGTGAAGGCCGACGCCGCGGACCGGAACCTCCAGCAGTCCACGCACCTGACCGTCGCCGCCGCGACCAAGGCCGCGCAGGCCGCCCTGGACGCCGCGAAGAAGGAGAACCAGCGCGTCTCGGTCGCCGTCGTCGACCGCAACGGCAACACCGTCGTCACGCTGCGCGGCGACGGTGCGGGCCCGCAGTCCCCCGAGTCCGCCGTGAAGAAGGCGTACACCGCCGTCTCCTGGAACTCGCCCACCTCCGAGCTGGTCAAGCGCCTGGAGCAGGCCCCCAACCTGAAGGACATCCCCGGCACCCTGTTCCTGGCGGGCGGATCGCCCGTGCAGGTCAAGGGCGCCCCGGTGGCGGGCATCGGCGTCGCGGGCGCCCCGAGCGGCGACCTCGACGAGAAGTTCGCGGCGGCGGGTGTCGCGGCGCTCGGCCGCTGA
- a CDS encoding sensor histidine kinase, producing the protein MSTQVSGCAVTWKRRTDRRSAGYDVRRNGTGPDPERTEPAGAGSTHRAGAAGDPDARWLALLMHAAFFLLLGASLARFLMRHPGETRTPWIIGLSAVLAALYLLGPVLGSRPTPRRLTWLGALVLVWMVLVVLAPSFAWCAVPLFYTGLRILPPRAALALVALLTVFVVAAQLRLATGFDPNLVLAPPAVAAVATAVFVHMQRQAVRQRALAVRQRELIDDLLRTRRELAATERREGTLAERQRLSMEIHDTLAQGLSSQQMLLQAADRSWDADPATARRHVLTATGIAERNLAEARRFVHDLAPADLAEGGGLEAALHALADRETAQARGGLTVRCHVEGAPATTLPDRVQSALLRIAQGALANVTEHAEATVAALTLTHLDDRVVLDVADNGHGFSPERQTSRPAGGVRGHGLPAMRARVQQLGGTLTIESAPGEGTVLSAAVPLAAHPGAPGPASGQPTSSASPAPPAPEERA; encoded by the coding sequence ATGTCCACGCAGGTCAGCGGCTGCGCGGTGACGTGGAAGCGCAGGACAGACCGAAGGAGCGCGGGGTACGACGTGCGGCGGAACGGAACCGGGCCGGACCCGGAGCGGACGGAGCCGGCAGGCGCGGGCAGCACGCACCGTGCGGGTGCGGCGGGCGACCCGGACGCGCGGTGGCTGGCCCTCCTCATGCACGCCGCGTTCTTCCTGCTGCTCGGCGCCTCCCTCGCGCGTTTCCTCATGCGCCACCCCGGCGAGACCCGTACCCCCTGGATCATCGGGCTGTCGGCCGTGCTCGCCGCGCTGTACCTCCTCGGACCGGTGCTCGGCTCGCGGCCCACACCCCGCCGGCTGACCTGGCTCGGCGCCCTCGTCCTGGTGTGGATGGTCCTGGTCGTCCTCGCGCCGAGCTTCGCGTGGTGCGCCGTCCCGCTCTTCTACACGGGCCTGCGGATCCTGCCACCGCGCGCCGCCCTGGCACTCGTCGCCCTGCTCACCGTGTTCGTCGTCGCCGCGCAGCTACGGCTCGCCACCGGCTTCGATCCGAACCTCGTCCTGGCACCACCCGCCGTCGCGGCCGTCGCCACCGCCGTCTTCGTCCACATGCAGCGCCAGGCCGTACGCCAACGGGCCCTGGCCGTACGTCAGCGCGAGCTGATCGACGACCTGCTCCGCACCCGGCGGGAACTCGCAGCCACCGAGCGCCGGGAAGGAACCCTCGCCGAACGCCAGCGGCTGTCCATGGAGATCCACGACACCCTGGCCCAGGGGCTCTCCAGCCAGCAGATGCTGCTCCAGGCGGCCGACCGCTCCTGGGACGCCGACCCGGCCACCGCCCGCCGCCACGTCCTCACGGCGACCGGCATCGCGGAGCGCAACCTCGCCGAGGCCCGCCGCTTCGTGCACGACCTCGCGCCCGCCGACCTGGCGGAGGGCGGCGGGCTGGAAGCGGCGCTGCACGCACTCGCAGACCGGGAGACCGCCCAGGCACGCGGGGGCCTCACCGTCCGCTGCCATGTGGAGGGCGCCCCGGCCACCACGCTGCCCGACCGGGTGCAGTCCGCGCTCCTGCGGATCGCGCAGGGCGCGCTCGCCAACGTCACCGAACACGCGGAGGCCACCGTCGCCGCGCTGACCCTCACCCACCTCGACGACCGCGTCGTCCTCGACGTCGCCGACAACGGCCACGGCTTCAGCCCCGAGCGGCAGACATCCCGCCCGGCCGGCGGCGTACGCGGCCACGGGCTGCCCGCGATGCGGGCCCGGGTCCAGCAGCTCGGCGGCACACTGACCATCGAATCGGCACCCGGCGAAGGCACCGTCCTGTCCGCCGCCGTGCCCCTGGCCGCGCACCCGGGCGCCCCCGGCCCGGCGTCCGGGCAACCCACCTCGTCCGCCTCACCAGCCCCGCCCGCCCCGGAGGAACGCGCATGA
- a CDS encoding response regulator, protein MTPPVRILLCDDHAVVRAGLLALLGGEPDIDVVGEAGSGEEAVALAARLRPDVVLMDLQLGAGIDGVEATRRIAAAGAGAVNVLVLTTYDTDADITRAIEAGATGYLLKAERPEELFAAIRAAAQGRTTLSPPVASRVMARMRSPRPTLTERELDILGQLSQGLGNRDIARALFISEATVKTHLGRIYEKLGVDTRAGAVSVAKEQRLLP, encoded by the coding sequence ATGACCCCGCCCGTACGGATCCTGCTCTGCGACGACCACGCCGTCGTACGGGCCGGGCTGCTCGCCCTGCTCGGCGGCGAACCCGACATCGACGTCGTGGGCGAGGCGGGCAGCGGGGAGGAAGCCGTCGCCCTCGCCGCGCGGCTCCGGCCCGACGTCGTCCTGATGGACCTCCAGCTGGGCGCGGGGATCGACGGCGTCGAGGCGACCCGCCGCATCGCGGCAGCCGGGGCCGGCGCGGTCAACGTACTCGTCCTCACGACGTACGACACCGACGCGGACATCACCCGCGCCATCGAGGCGGGAGCCACCGGGTACCTGCTGAAGGCCGAACGCCCGGAGGAACTCTTCGCCGCGATCCGCGCCGCCGCGCAGGGCCGCACGACACTCTCCCCGCCGGTCGCCAGCCGTGTCATGGCCCGGATGCGCAGCCCCCGGCCCACCCTGACCGAACGCGAACTCGACATCCTGGGCCAGCTGTCCCAGGGCCTCGGCAACCGGGACATCGCACGAGCCCTCTTCATCAGCGAGGCAACCGTCAAGACCCACCTGGGCCGGATCTACGAGAAGCTCGGCGTGGACACCAGGGCGGGAGCGGTCTCCGTCGCCAAGGAGCAACGCCTGCTCCCGTGA
- a CDS encoding pentapeptide repeat-containing protein, whose protein sequence is MGGMARTGNRSGRGAGAKDEVAEARRPEVRLPPLVEYDGEGLEPDGDYDGVRFDGTDLADASGPGARFMDCELRGCALDRAELVRARFIDSVLTGVRGVGTDLAGASLRDVEVLDARLGGVQLHGAVLERVLVRGGKIDYLNLRKARLKDVVFEGCVLSEPDFAEAQLVRVEFRDCVLKRADFSSVRMESVDLRTVAELDIARGVERLAGAVISPSQLMELAPAFAAQIGVRVEA, encoded by the coding sequence ATGGGGGGCATGGCACGTACAGGCAACAGGAGCGGCAGGGGCGCGGGGGCGAAGGACGAGGTGGCGGAGGCGAGGCGGCCGGAGGTCCGGCTGCCGCCTTTGGTGGAGTACGACGGGGAGGGGCTGGAGCCCGACGGGGACTACGACGGGGTGCGGTTCGATGGGACGGACCTCGCCGACGCCTCGGGGCCCGGCGCGCGGTTCATGGACTGTGAGCTGCGTGGGTGCGCGCTGGACCGTGCGGAGCTGGTGCGGGCCAGGTTCATCGACTCGGTGCTGACGGGTGTGCGGGGTGTGGGCACCGATCTGGCGGGGGCGTCGCTGCGGGATGTCGAGGTCCTGGACGCGCGGCTGGGCGGGGTGCAGCTGCACGGTGCGGTGCTGGAGCGGGTGCTCGTGCGGGGCGGGAAGATCGATTATCTGAATCTGCGCAAGGCACGGCTGAAGGACGTCGTGTTCGAGGGGTGTGTGCTCTCGGAGCCGGATTTCGCGGAGGCGCAGCTGGTGCGGGTGGAGTTCCGGGACTGCGTGCTGAAGCGTGCCGACTTCAGTTCCGTGCGGATGGAGTCCGTCGATCTGAGGACGGTCGCCGAGCTCGACATCGCGCGGGGTGTGGAGCGGCTGGCGGGTGCGGTGATCAGCCCGTCCCAGCTGATGGAGCTGGCTCCGGCGTTCGCCGCGCAGATCGGGGTGCGGGTGGAGGCGTAG